In Oryza brachyantha chromosome 1, ObraRS2, whole genome shotgun sequence, the following are encoded in one genomic region:
- the LOC121056724 gene encoding coniferyl alcohol acyltransferase-like: MATGNGSDMHVRVVSRRLVQASDESIHPRVLPVSNLDLVPQTIHISMLCLYPKPSAGGFHDAVAAFAAGLPSLLNHYYPLAGCIAVDACSGLPEVHCNNHGAELVVGEADVALASLGYATAGTSIGKAIQVPYADDVALSVQAVAFACGGFAVGWCTNHVLVDGCGLSMRVSAWSELARSGKLSPASWPNHDRSVFRPRAPPSYSASLDEAFTPLVGERQVNVLTSEQC, from the coding sequence ATGGCCACCGGCAATGGCAGCGACATGCACGTCCGGGTTGTGAGCCGGCGCCTCGTGCAGGCCTCCGACGAGTCCATCCACCCGCGCGTCCTCCCCGTCTCCAACCTCGACCTCGTCCCGCAGACCATCCACATCTCCATGCTCTGCCTCTACCCCAAGCCGTCCGCGGGGGGTTTccacgacgccgtcgccgcgttcgccgccggcctgcCGTCGTTGCTCAACCACTACTACCCGCTCGCCGGCTGCATCGCCGTCGACGCTTGCTCGGGCCTCCCCGAGGTGCACTGCAACAACCATGGcgcggagctcgtcgtcggcgaggccgacgtGGCCCTCGCGAGCCTAGGCTACGCGACGGCCGGCACGTCGATAGGTAAGGCCATCCAGGTGCCGTACGCCGACGACGTGGCGCTCTCGGTGCAGGCGGTGGCGTTCGCCTGCGGCGGGTTCGCCGTTGGGTGGTGCACCAACCATGTGCTCGTCGACGGGTGCGGCCTGAGCATGCGCGTCAGCGCGTGGTCCGAGCTCGCGCGGTCAGGGAAgctgtcgccggcgtcgtggcCGAACCACGACCGCTCCGTGTTCCGGCCGCGCGCTCCGCCGTCGTACAGCGCGTCGCTCGACGAGGCGTTCACGCCGTTGGTCGGCGAGCGCCAGGTCAACGTGCTGACGAGTGAGCAGTGTTAG
- the LOC102719442 gene encoding uncharacterized protein LOC102719442 isoform X1, with translation MAPGVHAPRPAAPMAAAAPPHPRPRHMLVLGTGFVGRYVSERLLTQGWRVSGTCTGPAKKTELEMLGMDASVFDATSNSLANLKFLRDATHLLISIPPIPGIGDPLLSSHPDLQRTLNYGNLQWLCYLSSTSVYGDCGGSWVDEDHTVNPTSESAKLRYAAEKGWLNVMDDLDLSAFIFRLGGIYGPGRSAVDTIAKSKSLSQRQKLRESKQYTTRIHVADIYQAVLASMSIRSARRIYNVVDDDPAPRAEVFAFARNLVERKHPSLIMHPAVPATEDRTVAGEKRVSNARLKGELGVRLLHPSYKSGLQSILDSWRAES, from the exons ATGGCTCCAGGAGTCCACGCCCccaggccggcggcgccgatggccgccgcggcgcctccGCATCCTAGGCCTCGGCACATGCTCGTGCTCGGCACCGGCTTCGTCGGCCGCTACGTCTCCGAGCGCCTCCTCACGCAAGGATG GAGGGTGTCCGGGACGTGCACCGGCCCTGCCAAGAAGACGGAGCTCGAGATGCTGGGCATGGATGCTTCGGTCTTCGACGCCACAAGCAACAG TTTGGCGAATCTCAAGTTCCTGCGAGATGCAACTCATTTGCTCATCTCCATTCCACCCATCCCTGGAATTGGTGATCCT TTGCTTTCTTCACATCCTGACCTGCAAAGAACACTAAACTATGGTAATCTTCAATGGTTATGTTACCTTTCTTCAACAA GTGTGTATGGTGATTGTGGTGGTTCATGGGTTGATGAGGA TCATACAGTGAATCCAACGAGCGAGTCTGCTAAATTAAGATATGCAGCTGAAAAAGGATGGTTGAATGTTATGGATGATCTAGATCTATCAGCCTTTATATTTCGTTTGGGTGGAATATATGGGCCAGGAAGAAG TGCCGTGGACACAATAGCTAAGAGCAAATCTTTGTCACAAAGACAGAAATTGAGGGAATCAAAACAGTACACTACACGAATTCATGTGGCTGACATTTATCAGGCTGTCCTGGCTAGCATGAGCATCAGAAGTGCAag GAGAATATACAATGTGGTGGACGATGACCCTGCCCCAAGAGCTGAGGTTTTCGCATTTGCTCGGAACTTGGTTGAGAGAAAGCATCCCAGTTTGATAATGCATCCTGCAGTGCCAGCAACCGAGGACAGAACTGTAGCTGGTGAGAAACGGGTCTCTAATGCTCGGCTAAAAGGGGAACTTGGTGTAAGGCTTCTTCACCCAAGTTATAAATCAGGGCTTCAGAGTATTCTGGATTCTTGGCGCGCAgagtcttaa
- the LOC102719442 gene encoding uncharacterized protein LOC102719442 isoform X2, with protein MAPGVHAPRPAAPMAAAAPPHPRPRHMLVLGTGFVGRYVSERLLTQGWRVSGTCTGPAKKTELEMLGMDASVFDATSNSLANLKFLRDATHLLISIPPIPGIGDPLLSSHPDLQRTLNYGNLQWLCYLSSTSVYGDCGGSWVDEDHTVNPTSESAKLRYAAEKGWLNVMDDLDLSAFIFRLGGIYGPGRSAVDTIAKSKSLSQRQKLRESKQYTTRIHVADIYQAVLASMSIRSARFFLFNKPSQLLLLLQFTRTNMRLLLKETPLVV; from the exons ATGGCTCCAGGAGTCCACGCCCccaggccggcggcgccgatggccgccgcggcgcctccGCATCCTAGGCCTCGGCACATGCTCGTGCTCGGCACCGGCTTCGTCGGCCGCTACGTCTCCGAGCGCCTCCTCACGCAAGGATG GAGGGTGTCCGGGACGTGCACCGGCCCTGCCAAGAAGACGGAGCTCGAGATGCTGGGCATGGATGCTTCGGTCTTCGACGCCACAAGCAACAG TTTGGCGAATCTCAAGTTCCTGCGAGATGCAACTCATTTGCTCATCTCCATTCCACCCATCCCTGGAATTGGTGATCCT TTGCTTTCTTCACATCCTGACCTGCAAAGAACACTAAACTATGGTAATCTTCAATGGTTATGTTACCTTTCTTCAACAA GTGTGTATGGTGATTGTGGTGGTTCATGGGTTGATGAGGA TCATACAGTGAATCCAACGAGCGAGTCTGCTAAATTAAGATATGCAGCTGAAAAAGGATGGTTGAATGTTATGGATGATCTAGATCTATCAGCCTTTATATTTCGTTTGGGTGGAATATATGGGCCAGGAAGAAG TGCCGTGGACACAATAGCTAAGAGCAAATCTTTGTCACAAAGACAGAAATTGAGGGAATCAAAACAGTACACTACACGAATTCATGTGGCTGACATTTATCAGGCTGTCCTGGCTAGCATGAGCATCAGAAGTGCAaggtttttcctttttaacaAGCCTTCACAACTGCTACTACTATTACAGTTCACAAGAACAAATATGAGACTACTGCTAAAAGAGACTCCTTTGGTCGTAT GA
- the LOC102719163 gene encoding bifunctional phosphatase IMPL2, chloroplastic translates to MRPATSTVPLPPASPLRHARRPASPNPAPRHLRAGFLPGPVAACGVTARRRMGPVRAPAPAAGGWEVAADKDGVGVGVERLVEVAQGAADAAGEVLRKYFRQRVEIIDKDDQSPVTIADREAEEAMVSVILKSFPSHAVFGEENGWRCVEKSADYVWVLDPIDGTKSFITGKPLFGTLISLLHKGKPVIGIIDQPILRERWVGVDGQKTTLNGQEISVRPCNVLAQAYLYTTSPHLFAGEDEDAFIRVRDKVKVPLYGCDCYAYALLASGFVDLVVESGLKPYDFLSLVPVIEGAGGSITDWKGNKLHWAVSEESRPESFNVVASGDARVHKQALDALQWH, encoded by the exons ATGCGCCCGGCCACCTCCACCGTCCCACTCCCGCCCGCCTCGCCACTCCGCCACGCTCGGCGCCCTGCCTCCCCGAACCCTGCCCCGCGCCACCTCCGCGCGGGGTTCCTCCCCGGTCCCGTGGCGGCGTGCGGGGTGACGGCCCGTCGGAGGATGGGCCCGGTCCGGGCTCCGGCACCCGCAGCGGGCGGctgggaggtggcggcggataaggatggggtgggggtgggggtggagcGGCTGGTGGAGGTTGCGCAgggcgcggcggacgcggcggggGAGGTGCTCAGGAAGTACTTCCGGCAGCGCGTCGAGATCATCGACAAGGATGATCAGA GTCCCGTGACAATTGCAGACAGAGAAGCAGAAGAAGCAATGGTATCGGTCATTCTGAAGAGCTTCCCTTCCCACGCCGT TTTTGGTGAGGAAAATGGTTGGAGATGTGTGGAGAAGTCTGCTGATTATGTTTGGGTTTTGGACCCCATAGATGGAACGAAGAGCTTCATAACTG GTAAGCCTCTGTTTGGTACGCTTATTTCGCTTCTGCATAAGGGGAAGCCG GTTATTGGCATTATTGACCAGCCAATCTTGAGAGAAAGATGGGTTGGGGTGGATGGTCAGAAAACAACCTTAAATGGACAAGAAATATCTGTTCGCCCTTGCAATGTACTGGCACAAGCTTACCT ATATACAACAAGTCCACATCTCTTTGCAGGAGAAGATGAAGATGCATTTATTCGTGTACGAGATAAG GTCAAAGTCCCACTATATGGTTGCGATTGCTATGCCTATGCTCTTCTTGCTTCTGGTTTTGTCGATCTTGTTGTTGAATCAGGATTGAAG CCATACGATTTTCTCTCCTTGGTACCAGTGAttgaaggagctggaggttcaaTAACAGATTGGAAAGGAAACAAGCTCCATTGGGCTGTCTCTGAGGAATCTCGTCCCGAAA GTTTCAATGTGGTTGCATCTGGAGATGCCCGAGTCCATAAGCAGGCCCTGGACGCGTTGCAATGGCACTAG
- the LOC102719723 gene encoding coniferyl alcohol acyltransferase-like, translating to MASGNGCVPHVRVVSRRLVQASDASIQPRVLAVSNLDLLPQAIQVSMFCVYPKPSPSPSTTGAFQDVVTAFASGLPSLLNHFFPFAGRVVTDPCSGLPEVHCGNQGAELVVGVADVELSCLDYGSVGASIAKILLPYAGDVALSVQVVSFPCGGFTVAWGTNHVVVDGSGLSLLVSAWSELARSGSGELVAGARPNHDRSVFRPRAPPSYRASLDRAFTPSDGERQVNVLTSDESFVLRLYYIEASEIARLREAASRDGAPPATRVQAVSAYLWKALAAVVGARDERCRMGWWIDGRRRLTSPEHRAAMRNYVGNVVTFTHAEATVEEVQRKPLAEVASMARDAITAAARDVDEHFQELVDWVEEHKPRSYVETATVGLGSPTVSVTAFTSFPLDTDFGFGHAAIAMPTTASAARLCSGFVQLVARPGGDGSWFASALLWPRLAAALESDEQRVFKPLTAEYIGLKAQGSKSSVNEPVSC from the coding sequence ATGGCTAGTGGCAATGGCTGCGTCCCGCACGTTCGGGTTGTGAGCCGGCGGCTCGTGCAGGCCTCTGACGCGTCCATCCAGCCGCGCGTCCTCGCCGTCTCCAACCTCGACCTCCTCCCGCAGGCCATCCAGGTCTCCATGTTCTGCGTCTACCccaagccgtcgccgtcgccgtccaccaccGGCGCTTTCCAAGACGTCGTCACGGCGTTCGCCTCCGGCTTGCCGTCGCTGCTCAACCACTTCTTCCCCTTCGCCGGCCGCGTCGTCACCGACCCTTGCTCCGGGCTTCCCGAGGTGCACTGCGGCAACCAGGGcgcggagctcgtcgtcggcgtggcCGACGTGGAGCTCTCTTGCCTGGACTACGGTTCGGTGGGCGCGTCCATTGCCAAGATCCTGCTGCCCTACGCCGGCGACGTGGCGCTGTCGGTGCAGGTGGTGTCGTTCCCCTGCGGCGGCTTCACCGTGGCGTGGGGCACCAACCACGTCGTGGTGGACGGGAGCGGCCTCAGTTTGCTCGTCAGCGCGTGGTCCGAACTCGCAAGGTCCGGGTCCGGGGAGCTCGTCGCCGGAGCCCGGCCGAACCACGACCGCTCCGTGTTCCGCCCGCGCGCCCCGCCTTCGTACCGCGCCTCCCTCGACAGGGCGTTCACCCCGTCGGACGGCGAGCGGCAGGTCAACGTCCTGACGAGCGACGAGAGCTTCGTCCTGCGCCTGTACTACATCGAGGCGTCGGAGATCGCCCGGCTACGTGAGGCGGCGAGCCGggacggcgcgccgccggcgacgcgcgtCCAGGCGGTGTCCGCGTACCTGTGGAaggccctcgccgccgtggtggGCGCGCGAGACGAGCGCTGCCGCATGGGGTGGTGGATcgacggccgccggcgcctcaCCTCGCCGGAGCACCGTGCCGCGATGCGCAACTACGTGGGCAACGTCGTGACGTTCACCCACGCGGAGGCCACCGTGGAGGAGGTCCAGCGGAAGCCCCTGGCGGAGGTGGCGTCCATGGCGCGCGACGCgatcacggcggcggcgcgcgacgtCGACGAGCACTTCCAGGAGCTGGTGGACTGGGTGGAGGAGCACAAGCCGCGGAGCTACGTCGAGACGGCGACCGTCGGGCTGGGCAGCCCGACGGTGAGCGTGACGGCGTTCACCTCGTTCCCGCTCGACACCGACTTCGGCTTCGGCCACGCCGCCATCGCGatgccgacgacggcgtccgCCGCGAGGCTGTGCTCGGGGTTCGTGCAGCTCGTGGCGCGCCCTGGCGGCGACGGGTCGTGGTTCGCCAGCGCGCTCCTCTGgccgcggctggcggcggcgctcgagTCCGACGAGCAGCGCGTGTTCAAGCCTCTCACCGCCGAGTACATTGGCCTCAAGGCCCAAGGCAGCAAATCCTCCGTGAACGAACCTGTGAGCTGCTAA